One part of the Lycium ferocissimum isolate CSIRO_LF1 chromosome 8, AGI_CSIRO_Lferr_CH_V1, whole genome shotgun sequence genome encodes these proteins:
- the LOC132068577 gene encoding uncharacterized protein LOC132068577 → MATTLLPSPVIHTGNVKKFGITNGGGRRVVKVSSSVKDLEDVGLFKVNSMKVVDKEEEQKRNYYVNTGSAIRILREEFPALFYKELNFDIYRDDIVFKDPLNTFTGIENYKSIFWALRFHGRIFFRALWIDIVSVWQPVEGMIMIRWTVHGIPRVPWESRGRFDGTSEYKLDKDGKIYEHRVHNIALKGPPKFHVLAVQELIGYINCPTTPKPTYFVISFPSLVNTMPTAEFADFRHQLGSILASAKRGEEEQSQQDNSIVTRC, encoded by the exons ATGGCTACTACACTTTTGCCTTCACCGGTGATACACACTGGAAATGTAAAGAAATTTGGTATTACTAATGGTGGTGGAAGAAGAGTTGTTAAGGTTAGTTCGAGTGTTAAGGATTTGGAAGATGTTGGATTGTTTAAGGTTAATAGTATGAAAGTAGTGGATAAGGAGGAAGAGCAAAAACGGAATTATTATGTGAATACTGGTTCTGCTATTCGGATACTCAGAGAAGAGTTTCCTGCGCTTTTCTATAAGGAGCTAAACTTTGATATCTACAG GGATGATATAGTCTTCAAAGATCCCCTCAACACCTTTACTGGCATTGAGAATTACAAATCGATCTTCTGGGCTTTACGATTTCATGGCAGGATATTCTTTAGGGCTTTGTGGATAGATATAGTTAGTGTTTGGCAGCCTGTGGAAGGCATGATCATGATTCGATGGACTGTTCATGGAATTCCTCGTGTTCCATGGGAGAGCCGCGGTCGATTTGATGGCACTTCAGAGTATAAACTAGACAAAGATGGGAAGATTTATGAGCACCGCGTTCACAACATTGCACTGAAGGGACCCCCAAAGTTCCATGTACTTGCTGTACAGGAATTAATTGGATATATCAACTGTCCCACCACGCCAAAGCCGACTTACTTTGTTATCTCATTCCCTTCTTTGGTTAACACTATGCCAACGGCAGAATTTGCAGATTTCAGACATCAACTTGGTTCAATTTTAGCCTCTGCTAAGAGAGGCGAGGAGGAACAATCGCAGCAAGATAATAGCATTGTGACGAGGTGCTAA
- the LOC132068578 gene encoding basic endochitinase-like: MSTKVSSLFIIPAFLLLLAYKIEGGDIVTYWGQNGGEGKLIDTCNSGLYKIVNIAFLSSFGNFQPPKLNLAGHCEPSNGGCRILTNSIRNCQSMGIKVMLSIGGGTNTYSLSSDDDARQVADYLWNNFLGGQSSTRPLGDAVLDGIDFDIELGESHYVALARKLSEHSQQGKKIYLTAAPQCPFPDKLLNNALQTGLFDYVWVQFYNNPQCEFTSNPENFKSRWNQWTSIPAKQLFVGLPAAKAAAGTGYVPKEVLISQVLPFVKGSQKYGGVMLWNRYSDVQSGYGSAIKGAV; this comes from the exons ATGAGCACTAAGGTATCCTCACTGTTCATTATCCCAGCATTCTTGCTTCTCCTAGCCTACAAAATAGAAGGTGGAGATATTGTGACCTATTGGGGCCAAAATGGAGGAGAAGGTAAATTGATTGACACATGCAACTCTGGTCTTTACAAAATTGTGAACATTgcctttttatcttcttttggTAATTTCCAACCTCCTAAGCTAAACTTAGCTGGCCATTGTGAACCATCAAATGGTGGTTGCCGAATATTGACTAATAGCATTAGAAATTGCCAAAGCATGGGAATTAAGGTCATGCTTTCCATTGGAGGTGGTACAAATACATACTCATTGTCATCAGATGATGATGCTAGGCAAGTTGCAGATTATTTGTGGAACAATTTTCTTGGTGGCCAATCCTCTACTAGGCCACTTGGAGATGCCGTACTTGATGGCATAGATTTTGATATTGAACTTGGGGAATCTCATTATGTTGCACTTGCCAGGAAACTTTCTGAACATAGCCAACAAG GTAAAAAGATTTACTTAACTGCAGCACCACAATGTCCTTTTCCTGATAAACTTCTTAACAATGCATTGCAAACTGGTTTATTTGACTATGTTTGGGTCCAATTTTACAACAACCCCCAGTGCGAGTTCACAAGCAACCCAGAGAATTTCAAGAGCAGGTGGAATCAATGGACATCAATTCCTGCAAAGCAATTGTTCGTTGGACTTCCAGCAGCCAAAGCAGCAGCTGGTACTGGTTATGTTCCAAAGGAAGTGCTAATCTCACAAGTTTTACCATTTGTGAAGGGTTCTCAAAAATATGGAGGTGTTATGCTTTGGAATAGATATTCTGATGTTCAATCTGGTTATGGCTCTGCTATTAAGGGTGCTGTCTGA